The following proteins come from a genomic window of Brevibacillus antibioticus:
- a CDS encoding HpcH/HpaI aldolase/citrate lyase family protein: MRHFDYLLEDERKELFSVHPLPINRNTEKEVLAHALGATLYMPAIRTTISQDVMTQKHEGLVSMVICLEDAIGDHEVSEAEQSLIRQVRDISIRLRNGFIQQDDIPIMFVRVRDVHQMNRIVEELQEDLISLTGFVFPKFTSRNAEEYLEALQACNRYVPFPVYGMPILESADIIYKETRTDELLAIRKILDKYRHLVLNVRMGATDFSSLFGLRRGPDVSIYDISTIRDCISDIVNMFTRQGSEHVVSGPVWEYFSTGERLLKPQLRQSPFEQKLGGASGRRLRQQLLNQWQDGLIKEILLDKENGLSGKTIIHPSHIKIVHSLAVITREEYEDARTILQSQTNGVTKSLYANKMNEIKPHTNWAKKIMIKSKVYGVFHEHNNFINLLARTANIQFEYSR; the protein is encoded by the coding sequence ATGAGGCATTTTGATTACTTGCTGGAGGACGAAAGAAAAGAATTGTTCAGTGTACACCCCCTTCCGATCAATCGAAACACCGAGAAGGAAGTGCTAGCCCATGCGTTGGGAGCTACTCTCTATATGCCCGCCATACGAACCACTATCTCGCAGGATGTAATGACGCAAAAGCACGAGGGCTTGGTCTCCATGGTCATCTGTCTGGAAGACGCTATCGGCGACCATGAGGTTTCCGAGGCAGAGCAATCGCTGATTCGACAGGTCCGTGATATTTCCATCCGTCTACGGAACGGCTTCATCCAGCAGGACGATATACCGATCATGTTCGTGCGTGTACGAGATGTCCACCAAATGAACCGGATTGTTGAAGAACTGCAAGAGGATTTGATCAGCCTGACCGGGTTTGTGTTCCCGAAGTTTACAAGCCGCAACGCTGAGGAATATCTGGAAGCGTTGCAAGCGTGCAACCGATACGTTCCCTTCCCGGTGTACGGCATGCCGATTCTGGAGTCAGCCGACATTATTTACAAAGAAACCCGAACAGACGAACTGCTCGCGATCAGAAAAATTTTGGACAAATACCGACACCTCGTCCTGAACGTACGCATGGGAGCAACGGATTTTTCCAGCCTGTTCGGATTGCGCCGCGGACCGGATGTGTCGATTTATGACATTTCCACGATTCGTGATTGCATCAGCGATATTGTAAACATGTTTACACGACAGGGCAGTGAGCATGTCGTATCTGGTCCGGTCTGGGAATATTTCAGCACCGGCGAAAGATTACTAAAACCGCAGCTCCGCCAGTCTCCGTTTGAACAAAAGCTGGGCGGCGCATCAGGACGCAGACTTCGCCAGCAATTGTTGAATCAATGGCAGGATGGGCTAATCAAAGAAATATTGCTGGACAAGGAAAACGGCCTGAGCGGCAAAACGATCATCCACCCAAGCCATATCAAAATTGTCCACTCACTTGCGGTGATTACGCGCGAAGAGTACGAGGACGCCAGGACAATCCTGCAAAGCCAAACAAACGGGGTAACGAAAAGTCTCTACGCTAATAAGATGAACGAAATCAAGCCACATACGAACTGGGCGAAAAAAATAATGATCAAATCAAAAGTGTACGGGGTGTTCCATGAGCATAACAACTTTATCAACCTCCTCGCTCGAACAGCAAATATTCAATTTGAATATTCTCGGTGA
- a CDS encoding winged helix-turn-helix transcriptional regulator — protein sequence MGDRRKKYGVSPDMQACPVETTLDVIGGKWKGIILYQLLNGTKRFNEFRRLNPGITQFMLTLQLRELERDGIIHREIYKEVPPRVEYSLTDFGRTLEPVIMLMKAWGESYKVRLSENLTTQGEES from the coding sequence ATGGGAGACCGAAGAAAGAAATATGGAGTAAGTCCAGATATGCAAGCATGTCCAGTTGAAACAACGCTGGATGTTATTGGTGGCAAGTGGAAGGGGATCATTCTCTATCAGCTCCTGAATGGAACGAAGAGATTCAACGAATTCAGGCGCCTCAATCCGGGAATCACGCAGTTTATGCTCACCTTGCAGTTAAGAGAGCTTGAACGGGATGGCATCATTCATCGCGAAATATATAAAGAGGTTCCTCCAAGAGTGGAATACTCCCTTACTGATTTCGGAAGGACTTTGGAACCGGTCATTATGTTAATGAAAGCATGGGGCGAGTCTTATAAAGTGCGACTTAGTGAAAACCTAACGACTCAAGGGGAGGAGAGTTAA
- a CDS encoding phosphoribosyltransferase family protein produces MSITTLSTSSLEQQIFNLNILGDLNITIHVRQNPYHFPLEALFQMAARINKKRSFLFVSKVLGKHLPVRPAVSVLSGMALAARLLEEFYSREVSELPAIVQGIIQQEKSEEILHKLLQQPLELPEPLLFIGFAETATALGHSMFSTFGSKAEYIHTTRELIKEVPSTIDFEEEHSHAVAHHFYPLDKNLLHSTCPIVLVDDEITTGKTALNIIREIQQHFPRKQYFIASLLDWRSPEDHRKFMELEAELGIEITAISLIKGEIEVSGVLGEQQAEQMKPAFVHTEAEPTVITLDTAALTKLPFSSIDQTGFVNTLPYLQQTGRFGMTSEQQRQLHGTLGELGQFLQQYRTGTSLCMGTGEFMYVPMMIAASMGDGVWYQSTTRSPIHPATKEAYAVQNAFAYESPNDPAVRNFMYNIPEQRYDELFLFLERGTSVERLNSLYAALAELPIPNKYLVMFR; encoded by the coding sequence ATGAGCATAACAACTTTATCAACCTCCTCGCTCGAACAGCAAATATTCAATTTGAATATTCTCGGTGATTTGAACATCACCATCCACGTTCGACAAAATCCGTACCATTTTCCATTGGAAGCGCTATTCCAAATGGCTGCCCGAATCAATAAGAAACGAAGCTTCCTGTTTGTTAGCAAGGTTCTGGGAAAGCATTTGCCCGTGCGGCCGGCAGTCTCTGTGCTAAGCGGTATGGCATTAGCGGCACGTCTCCTTGAAGAATTTTATTCTCGTGAAGTCAGCGAGCTTCCGGCGATCGTGCAAGGTATCATTCAGCAGGAGAAGAGCGAAGAGATTCTTCACAAGCTCCTGCAACAGCCTCTCGAATTACCCGAACCCTTGTTGTTCATCGGCTTTGCCGAGACTGCCACTGCGCTCGGACACAGCATGTTTAGCACTTTTGGCAGCAAGGCAGAATACATCCATACAACAAGAGAGCTGATCAAAGAGGTTCCGTCCACGATTGACTTTGAAGAAGAGCATTCTCACGCAGTAGCCCATCACTTTTATCCATTGGATAAAAACTTGCTACATTCTACGTGTCCAATCGTATTAGTAGATGATGAGATTACGACAGGCAAGACAGCGCTTAACATCATTCGCGAGATTCAGCAGCATTTTCCGAGAAAGCAATACTTTATTGCTTCCTTATTGGATTGGCGCTCGCCTGAGGATCACCGCAAGTTTATGGAGCTTGAAGCCGAGCTGGGTATCGAGATCACAGCTATCTCGCTGATTAAGGGAGAGATTGAGGTGAGCGGCGTTCTTGGCGAACAGCAAGCTGAACAGATGAAGCCTGCCTTTGTCCATACAGAAGCTGAGCCGACCGTCATCACGCTGGATACCGCTGCGCTAACCAAACTGCCCTTTTCTTCTATCGATCAGACAGGGTTTGTGAATACCTTACCGTACTTGCAACAAACTGGACGCTTTGGAATGACTTCCGAGCAGCAGCGTCAATTGCATGGCACGCTTGGCGAGCTGGGCCAGTTTTTGCAGCAATATCGCACGGGTACGTCCTTGTGTATGGGAACAGGCGAGTTTATGTACGTGCCGATGATGATCGCCGCTTCTATGGGCGATGGGGTTTGGTATCAATCAACGACGAGAAGCCCTATTCATCCTGCAACAAAGGAAGCATATGCCGTTCAAAATGCATTTGCGTACGAAAGTCCGAATGATCCTGCCGTTCGTAATTTTATGTACAACATCCCGGAGCAGCGGTATGACGAGCTGTTCCTGTTCCTTGAACGCGGGACAAGCGTGGAGCGGCTGAATAGCCTTTATGCGGCCTTGGCCGAACTGCCTATTCCGAACAAGTATCTCGTAATGTTTCGCTAA
- a CDS encoding TerD family protein: MSVISLQKGQKIDLTKGNAGLSKVLVGLGWDPVKKSGGLLSGLFGGGGQANIDCDASVIMLNENGKFSKETNLVYFGNKRSGCGSVNHSGDNLTGEGEGDDEQISVELSRVPSDVHKLIFVVNIYDCVSRRQDFGMIGNAYIRIMNPSSRQELCKFNLTENYSGKTSLIVGELYRHSGEWKFAAIGEGTTDTSISQLVRRYT; this comes from the coding sequence ATGTCAGTTATCAGTTTGCAAAAAGGGCAAAAAATTGACCTGACCAAAGGAAATGCCGGCTTGAGCAAAGTGCTGGTTGGACTTGGCTGGGATCCGGTAAAAAAATCCGGCGGACTGCTTAGCGGGCTGTTTGGTGGTGGTGGACAAGCCAACATCGATTGCGATGCTTCCGTGATCATGCTGAATGAAAATGGAAAGTTTTCAAAAGAAACAAATCTCGTCTATTTCGGAAATAAGCGAAGCGGTTGCGGAAGTGTCAATCACTCGGGGGACAATCTTACCGGTGAAGGGGAAGGCGACGATGAGCAGATATCTGTCGAGCTTTCACGTGTCCCTTCCGATGTTCACAAGCTGATTTTCGTGGTCAATATCTACGATTGTGTCAGTCGTCGTCAGGATTTCGGAATGATTGGCAACGCATATATCCGCATCATGAATCCATCTTCTCGTCAGGAACTGTGCAAGTTCAATCTGACGGAGAATTACTCAGGGAAAACCTCACTAATCGTGGGTGAACTGTATCGCCATTCAGGTGAATGGAAGTTTGCTGCTATTGGTGAAGGAACAACCGATACGTCGATTTCCCAGCTGGTCAGACGCTACACGTAG
- a CDS encoding ATP-grasp domain-containing protein — protein MKKRIWFNRTFATAYPIVEMIRNNPDNFTFEIYVTHPKRHSVMLQIADYAELEPTLDVPEYIDYCLSFCKEHQIDVFLPNYRLVEISRHIKEFERQGTQVMIAQEHQLLNEISDKGKLFQLFQDVPEVPLPTYAIVNTAEQFQTAYEQLKQNGNKVCFKPAQGEGGAGFYIVEEQLDPIDRLFRSAHQQITIEEVVRTLSTRETFEDIMIMEYLDSYEYSIDCLAYEGQLLAAVPRKKVEGRIRKLEDNNELLRIAEAVQQRLQLSYLFNVQIKYKEGVPKLLEINPRASGGMYISCRSGVNFPYLALKLLLTGKADVPVPQLDILTTYVEQERDLTRFL, from the coding sequence ATGAAAAAACGGATTTGGTTCAATCGAACGTTTGCTACAGCATATCCAATCGTCGAAATGATTCGCAATAACCCGGATAACTTCACCTTCGAGATTTATGTGACTCACCCGAAACGTCATAGTGTGATGCTGCAAATCGCCGACTATGCTGAATTGGAGCCGACGCTGGATGTGCCGGAATACATCGACTATTGCCTATCGTTTTGTAAAGAACACCAGATTGACGTGTTTCTTCCTAACTATCGATTGGTGGAAATCTCCAGACATATCAAAGAGTTTGAGCGACAGGGCACACAGGTTATGATTGCCCAGGAGCATCAGTTGCTGAACGAAATTTCAGATAAGGGGAAGCTGTTTCAACTGTTTCAGGACGTACCGGAAGTACCGTTACCCACGTATGCGATTGTGAATACAGCTGAACAATTCCAGACCGCATATGAACAACTGAAACAAAACGGGAACAAGGTTTGCTTCAAGCCTGCCCAAGGTGAAGGCGGAGCGGGCTTTTATATTGTGGAGGAGCAGCTTGATCCGATTGACCGACTGTTTCGATCAGCCCACCAGCAAATCACGATAGAAGAAGTAGTCCGCACGCTTTCCACACGGGAGACGTTTGAGGATATAATGATCATGGAGTATTTGGACTCGTATGAGTACAGCATCGACTGCCTCGCCTATGAAGGACAGTTGCTGGCAGCAGTGCCGCGCAAGAAAGTGGAGGGGCGTATTCGCAAGCTTGAGGACAACAATGAGCTGCTGCGAATAGCCGAAGCAGTGCAGCAGCGACTGCAGCTTTCGTATTTGTTTAATGTGCAAATCAAATACAAGGAAGGTGTTCCCAAGCTGCTGGAAATCAATCCGCGAGCTTCCGGCGGCATGTATATCTCTTGCCGATCTGGAGTGAATTTTCCTTATTTGGCACTGAAACTGCTATTGACTGGAAAGGCGGACGTTCCTGTTCCACAGCTTGATATTTTGACTACCTACGTTGAACAAGAGCGAGATTTGACGAGGTTTTTGTAA
- a CDS encoding HAD family hydrolase, whose product MIFASDLDQTLLYGKRFLTDEMQSFQVVEVLEGEPISHMSDRTIQLLHEVHQQCLFIPVTTRTIEQYQRILIFQSELLPRYAITSNGGNVIRDGRIDEQWSRQVHSRMVNECAPFPDMLAGFAQISNDSWVIRERMAEDLFFYSIIDREKMPVDELRDFERWVTQQNWSMSIQGRKLYLVPQAVNKRDATLYVSELEQDDQLIAAGDSLLDLPLLEAAQLAIVPPHGEIYQTRNHGGAVSNFHFTQASGISAAEEILQTVLSWYRQLVKAT is encoded by the coding sequence ATGATTTTTGCAAGTGACCTGGACCAGACCCTCCTATACGGGAAACGATTTCTCACGGACGAAATGCAGTCGTTTCAGGTAGTCGAAGTGCTTGAAGGCGAACCAATCTCGCACATGTCTGACCGGACAATCCAACTTCTTCATGAAGTTCATCAACAGTGTCTATTTATACCCGTGACAACGAGAACGATTGAGCAGTATCAGCGAATTTTGATTTTCCAGAGCGAGCTTTTACCGCGCTATGCCATTACGAGCAACGGCGGCAATGTGATCCGTGACGGACGAATAGACGAGCAGTGGAGTCGTCAGGTACATAGCCGAATGGTCAACGAATGCGCGCCGTTTCCCGACATGCTGGCCGGTTTCGCCCAGATCAGCAATGACAGTTGGGTGATTCGGGAAAGAATGGCAGAAGATCTGTTCTTCTACAGCATCATTGATCGAGAAAAAATGCCTGTCGACGAGCTGCGCGACTTCGAGCGCTGGGTGACTCAACAAAACTGGAGCATGTCGATTCAGGGCCGAAAGCTCTACCTCGTGCCCCAGGCGGTCAACAAGCGCGATGCGACCTTGTACGTGAGCGAGCTGGAGCAGGATGACCAGCTGATCGCAGCTGGTGATTCGCTTCTGGACCTGCCTCTACTGGAAGCAGCGCAACTGGCGATCGTTCCACCGCATGGGGAGATTTATCAGACTCGTAATCACGGCGGCGCTGTGAGCAACTTCCACTTTACGCAGGCGTCGGGAATCAGCGCTGCAGAAGAGATTTTGCAAACCGTTCTGTCATGGTATCGCCAACTGGTCAAAGCAACATAA
- a CDS encoding TerC family protein gives MEFLNGLIETYSSFFSWEVLQGVLTNPANWTIILSLVILEGLLSADNALVLAVMVNHLPEKQKKRALFYGLLGAYLFRFLAIGLGVFLVKMTAIKVMGALYLLKIAADHFFGDNEKAQKAIDVLLYLGMAACLYFIPIPVVQILGGLLIVWLLYRVFKSGGDEEKETENKGKGFWKTVLAVEMMDIAFSIDSVLAAFGVSNQVWVLFLGGILGVLMMRGVAQIFLKLIERIPEFETTAFVLIALISVKMFLGAAGLHIESYLFFGVLVLTFLGTFIVHKMKKGKHGEQEVSKENVA, from the coding sequence ATGGAGTTTTTGAATGGGCTGATTGAAACCTATTCAAGTTTTTTTTCATGGGAGGTTTTGCAGGGGGTACTGACCAATCCTGCTAACTGGACAATTATTCTCTCATTGGTCATCCTGGAAGGATTACTGTCAGCCGACAATGCATTAGTCTTGGCAGTAATGGTAAATCATTTGCCAGAAAAGCAAAAGAAACGCGCATTGTTTTACGGCTTGCTCGGTGCTTATCTATTCCGTTTCCTAGCAATCGGTTTAGGGGTTTTCCTGGTCAAGATGACAGCGATCAAAGTAATGGGTGCACTCTACCTGCTCAAGATTGCAGCAGACCACTTCTTTGGCGATAATGAAAAAGCGCAAAAAGCAATCGATGTGCTGCTATATCTGGGAATGGCAGCGTGCTTGTACTTTATTCCAATCCCAGTTGTACAAATTCTCGGTGGATTGCTCATCGTCTGGCTGCTCTACCGCGTATTCAAATCTGGTGGGGACGAAGAAAAAGAAACCGAGAACAAAGGCAAAGGCTTCTGGAAAACTGTACTCGCAGTTGAGATGATGGATATTGCCTTCTCCATCGACTCCGTTTTAGCTGCATTTGGTGTCAGCAACCAAGTTTGGGTTCTATTCCTAGGCGGAATTCTCGGTGTCCTGATGATGCGGGGGGTTGCTCAAATCTTCCTGAAACTGATCGAACGAATTCCGGAATTCGAAACAACCGCATTCGTACTAATTGCGCTCATCTCCGTGAAAATGTTCTTGGGCGCAGCGGGCTTACACATCGAGTCTTACCTCTTCTTCGGCGTTCTGGTTCTCACCTTCCTCGGTACCTTCATCGTGCATAAGATGAAAAAAGGGAAACATGGGGAACAGGAAGTCTCGAAGGAAAACGTTGCATAA
- a CDS encoding cysteine protease StiP family protein has protein sequence MVQGSLCTVELMQPIKMGSYPTEDVTFLLKEISELMEETNTEDREELIQAGTHYSEMLPVEYQPSAEYISLFHQALQTTARKVALASGVVAESIIARKGKEIVLASLARAGTPIGVLIRRYLSQIHQLDTPHYSISIIRGKGIDENALRYILEHHPGKGIQFVDGWTGKGAITSVLHESISRFNQQFHTQLDADLAVLADPGYCVQTFGTREDFLIPSACLNSTVSGLISRTVHRDDLIAAGEFHGAKFYREWADEDVSNLFVNSISAHFADIVDEAKAKAAELISHEDDHVPTWKGMRDIGRIQQELQIDDVNLIKPGVGETTRVLLRRVPWKILVDSVDNPNLAHIIMLAKDRGVLVEECSDMSYSCCGIIRTMRGENQ, from the coding sequence ATGGTTCAAGGCTCACTATGCACCGTTGAACTCATGCAGCCGATCAAAATGGGGAGCTACCCTACAGAAGATGTTACTTTCCTGTTGAAAGAAATCAGCGAATTGATGGAAGAAACCAACACGGAGGACCGGGAAGAATTGATTCAGGCGGGGACACATTACTCCGAGATGCTGCCTGTTGAGTACCAGCCTTCTGCCGAGTACATCTCATTGTTCCATCAAGCCTTGCAGACGACTGCACGAAAAGTGGCGCTGGCATCAGGGGTAGTGGCTGAATCAATCATTGCCCGCAAAGGCAAGGAGATTGTGCTTGCCTCGCTAGCAAGAGCAGGGACGCCGATCGGTGTTTTGATCCGCCGCTATTTGAGCCAGATTCACCAGCTAGATACGCCACACTACAGCATCTCGATCATTCGCGGCAAAGGCATTGACGAGAATGCGCTGCGCTATATTCTCGAGCATCATCCGGGCAAAGGCATTCAGTTCGTAGATGGCTGGACAGGCAAGGGCGCGATTACATCGGTCTTGCATGAGTCTATCTCCCGCTTTAACCAGCAATTCCATACGCAGCTTGATGCCGATTTAGCTGTGCTCGCTGACCCAGGGTATTGCGTGCAAACGTTTGGCACTCGCGAAGATTTTTTGATCCCGAGCGCTTGCCTGAACTCGACCGTGTCCGGTTTGATCAGTCGTACCGTGCACCGTGACGACCTAATCGCAGCTGGTGAATTTCACGGAGCCAAATTTTATCGGGAATGGGCTGACGAAGACGTTTCCAACCTGTTCGTCAATTCGATTTCGGCGCATTTTGCGGATATTGTCGACGAAGCAAAGGCAAAGGCAGCTGAATTGATCAGCCACGAGGACGACCACGTGCCTACCTGGAAGGGAATGCGCGACATTGGGCGGATTCAGCAAGAGCTGCAAATTGATGATGTGAATTTAATTAAACCCGGAGTTGGCGAAACGACACGCGTGCTTTTGCGTAGAGTGCCATGGAAAATTCTCGTCGATTCAGTCGACAACCCTAACCTTGCCCATATCATCATGCTCGCCAAAGATCGTGGTGTATTGGTGGAGGAATGTTCGGATATGAGCTATTCCTGCTGTGGTATTATCCGAACGATGAGAGGGGAAAACCAATGA
- a CDS encoding TerD family protein: MSVISLSKGQKIDLTKGNPNLTKLIVGLGWDTNKYNGGFDFDLDAAAFLLHADGKATNIQHFVFYNNLQGGNGSVIHTGDNLTGEGDGDDEQIKIDLTKVPAEIEKIAITITIHDAEARRQNFGQVSNAFVRVVDENTNQEVLRYDLGEDFSVETAIVVCELYRYQGEWKFAAVGSGFSGGLKALCNNFGLQAG; encoded by the coding sequence ATGTCAGTAATCAGCTTATCCAAAGGTCAAAAAATTGATCTGACGAAAGGCAATCCGAATCTGACCAAACTGATCGTTGGACTGGGTTGGGATACGAACAAATATAATGGTGGATTTGATTTTGACCTCGACGCAGCAGCGTTTTTGCTCCACGCAGACGGCAAAGCAACCAACATTCAGCACTTTGTTTTCTACAACAACCTGCAAGGCGGCAACGGTTCCGTCATTCATACCGGTGACAATCTGACGGGTGAAGGCGATGGCGATGATGAGCAGATCAAGATTGACCTGACCAAAGTACCAGCCGAGATTGAAAAAATCGCTATTACGATTACGATTCACGATGCAGAAGCGAGACGTCAAAATTTTGGACAAGTCTCCAACGCATTCGTTCGTGTCGTTGATGAAAATACGAACCAAGAAGTTCTTCGTTACGACTTGGGCGAGGATTTCTCCGTTGAAACCGCTATCGTCGTATGCGAATTGTATCGCTATCAGGGCGAGTGGAAGTTTGCTGCGGTAGGCAGTGGTTTTTCCGGCGGCCTCAAAGCGCTTTGCAATAACTTCGGATTACAAGCAGGTTAA
- a CDS encoding TerD family protein, whose amino-acid sequence MTMMVVKGQKVDVTKQFPGLTKVIVGLGWHTGSELELDASAFQLGATGKVNREEDFIFYGNPKSTNGAVSLRDGTGDKQQFELELSAIPLDVEKIAFTITIYDAISRGQTFRQVSDLYLRILHPVTFTEMIRFPLVDFSTENSIVTGELYRYNGEWKFNAIGSGFNGGLTALCSNFGVEVAQEQSSSPQPSPTIPAPPPKVEQPPAPAINLSKVELTKKGETISLRKSSGALGQISVNLNWNRKVKKSIGFLGFDKSDGIDLDLGCLYEMSDGNKGCIQALGGNFGEYLDFPFIELDADDRTGSRTDGENLRINGNHVREFNRVLIFAYIYEGVAKWAETDGVVTIKQADNPEIVVRMDVHDPRKIMCAVAMIERKGDTFEIKRLVEYFNGHEQMDRYYGWNMRWAAGSK is encoded by the coding sequence ATGACGATGATGGTTGTTAAGGGACAAAAGGTTGATGTAACGAAGCAGTTTCCAGGGCTGACCAAGGTAATTGTGGGTCTTGGCTGGCATACCGGCAGCGAACTTGAGCTGGATGCATCGGCATTTCAGTTGGGCGCAACTGGGAAAGTGAATCGTGAGGAGGATTTCATATTCTACGGAAATCCCAAATCAACGAACGGAGCTGTCTCCCTGCGGGACGGCACTGGAGATAAACAGCAATTCGAACTGGAACTTTCCGCAATTCCGCTTGACGTAGAAAAGATCGCCTTTACGATTACCATTTACGACGCCATTTCACGTGGCCAAACGTTTCGACAGGTTTCCGATCTTTATTTGCGAATCTTGCATCCTGTCACATTCACTGAAATGATCCGATTTCCATTAGTTGATTTTTCTACAGAAAATTCGATCGTGACAGGTGAATTATACCGCTACAATGGCGAATGGAAGTTTAATGCGATTGGAAGCGGCTTTAACGGTGGACTTACTGCCTTATGCAGTAATTTCGGCGTAGAGGTGGCACAGGAGCAATCCTCTTCACCACAACCGAGTCCAACCATTCCGGCGCCACCTCCAAAGGTTGAGCAACCACCGGCACCGGCGATCAACCTATCCAAGGTTGAGCTGACGAAAAAAGGTGAAACGATCAGCTTGCGAAAATCAAGCGGGGCGTTGGGGCAAATCAGTGTAAACCTAAACTGGAATAGAAAAGTCAAGAAATCAATTGGTTTTTTGGGTTTTGATAAATCCGATGGCATCGATCTTGATCTTGGATGTTTGTATGAGATGTCAGACGGGAATAAAGGTTGTATTCAAGCGCTGGGCGGGAATTTTGGAGAATATCTGGACTTCCCGTTTATCGAGCTGGACGCAGATGACCGTACAGGATCCAGAACTGATGGGGAAAATCTCCGCATTAACGGCAACCATGTGAGGGAGTTTAATCGTGTCCTGATCTTTGCCTATATCTATGAAGGTGTAGCAAAATGGGCTGAAACGGATGGCGTTGTCACGATCAAACAGGCCGACAACCCGGAAATTGTGGTCCGCATGGACGTGCACGACCCTCGGAAGATTATGTGTGCCGTTGCCATGATAGAGAGAAAAGGAGATACCTTTGAGATCAAGCGTCTCGTTGAATATTTCAACGGACATGAACAAATGGATCGCTACTACGGTTGGAACATGCGTTGGGCCGCAGGCAGCAAATAA
- a CDS encoding TerD family protein, with amino-acid sequence MAVSLQKGQKVDLTKTNPGLTQIKVGLGWDTNKYDGGGEFDLDVSVFLLNDQGKVEDDKHFVFFNNPSSPDGSVVHSGDNRTGDGDGDDEVIEIDLSKVSANIQKVAFTITIYDAATRNQNFGQVSNAYARVLSASNGEELIRYDLGEDFSIETAVVVGDLYRHGSEWKFSAIGSGYKDGLAGLARDYGVNIG; translated from the coding sequence ATGGCAGTATCTTTGCAAAAAGGACAAAAGGTTGATTTGACGAAAACAAACCCTGGCTTGACCCAAATCAAGGTAGGTCTTGGCTGGGATACCAACAAATATGATGGTGGCGGCGAATTCGACCTGGATGTGTCCGTATTCCTGCTGAACGACCAAGGCAAAGTGGAAGACGACAAACATTTCGTATTTTTCAACAATCCATCCAGCCCTGACGGCTCCGTTGTTCACTCCGGTGACAACCGCACTGGTGATGGCGATGGTGATGACGAAGTGATCGAAATCGACTTGTCCAAAGTTTCCGCGAATATCCAAAAGGTTGCTTTCACCATCACGATTTACGATGCGGCTACCCGCAACCAAAACTTTGGTCAAGTATCCAATGCGTATGCGCGTGTACTGAGCGCAAGCAATGGCGAAGAACTCATCCGCTACGACCTTGGAGAAGATTTCTCCATTGAAACCGCTGTTGTAGTTGGCGATCTGTATCGCCACGGCAGCGAATGGAAATTCAGCGCAATCGGCTCAGGCTACAAAGACGGTCTTGCTGGTCTGGCGCGTGATTATGGTGTAAACATCGGCTAA